The sequence ATCGAAGGAGCCTCGCTCCCCAGCGCTTGAAGCGATCAGAATCAAACCGCCTTGTTACTTTTTGCGGCGCTTGTTGCGCTTGGTCTCGGCCGGGCCGATTGAAACCTGCATGCCACGCAGCAAGGCCATCACACCTTCCCTGGATTTCCTTTCAGCTGGGCAGAGGGCTTTGTAGTTCTTATCTTCGCTGGGTACGTATCCCGGCTCGGTGTATCTGGTGATGACACCCTCATAGTTACGCAGGACCACTCTTCCAGGCATCTGAGAGATCAGGTAGTTGGGCATCACCGGGATCTTGCCGCCGCCGCCGGGCGCGTCCACAACGTAGGTTGGAACGCAGAGGCCGGAGGTATGGCCGCGCAAGGATTCGATTATCTCTATGCCTTTGGACACGGGAGTGCGGAAATGGGAGATCCCTTCAGAAAGATCGCATTGATAGAGGTAGTAGGGGCGGACCCTGTTGCGAACGAGTCCGTGCACCAGTGCCTTCATCACATCGACGTTGTCATTCACGCCTTTGAGGAGAACGGATTGATTTCCAAGCGGTACACCCGCCTCGGCAATTCTGGCCAAAGCGGCTGCGGACGTGGGAGTGATCTCATGGGGATGGTTGAAATGGGTGTTCAGCCATAAAAACTTGTATTTTCTGAAAACATCCAACAGGCCATCGGTGATGCGTTGCGGCATCACGACCGGCACCCGGGATCCGATGCGGACTATATCCACATGCTTGATCTTGGCCAGCCTGCCCAAAAGCTCATCCAGGCGCTCATCGCCAAGGGTGAGGGGGTCTCCTCCGCTGAGCAGCACATCGCGCACTTCTTTGTGCTCTTCGATGTAGGCCAAAGCTTTGTCCACATTCTCCCGCGGCATGGGGGCATCGTGCTCGCCGGCTTTGCGGCGGCGGGTGCAATGGCGGCAGTACATAGAGCACTGATCGGTGATCAGAAGAAGCACGCGGTCGGGGTAACGATGGGTCATGCCGGGTACCGGAGCATCTGTATCCTCGGCCAGAGGATCGGGCATGTCCGAAGGATCGAGCTTGCTCTCCGCGATGCGCGGTATGGCCTGCAGGCGCACGGGATCGAGGAGGTTTTTGTGATCGATCAGGGAAAGGTAGTAGGGCGTGATCGCCATGCGGAAGGAATAGCTCTTGGATTTTGCCACCGCTTCCTCTTCCGGCTGGAGCTGGATGTATTTCCTTAATGTCTTGAAATCCGTGATGCGGTTCCTGATCTGCCAATGCCAGTCGTTCCATTCCTTTGCTGTGGCGATGTTGCGGATCTTGATTATCTCTGCCATTTTTTCCTTCCTAATCCGTGTATCTTTCCTTGAAGAGTTTCATCAAGACCGGATTGCGGCGCAGCAGGTCGATGGATATCGCGGCGTGGTGATGCGCGTAGCCGTTGCCCAGTATCATGTCCACATCTGCTCCAATGCCTTCGGCACCCAAAGCGGCCTTGGTGAAGGAGGTGGCCATGGAAAAGAAATAGACGGTGCCTCTATCCTTGCAGGCCATGATGGAAGGCAGTTCCGTGTCCTCGATATTAACCACGTTGATCACCAGGTCCGCCATCTGGCCTCTGGTGTGGCGGGCAACTTCACGCTGGATTGCCAAAGCGTCGGTGGCGTCGGTGATGATCACCTCGTCGCAGCCGCTCTCTTTGCAGGTCTGGATATAGTTCTCATTGCGCACGATTCCGATGACCTTGCCGGAAACGCCCACCCGTTCGTGTGCCACGGCGTTGCAGAGGATTCCGCTCTTGCCGTTGGCTCCGATGATCACGACCGTCTCACCTGGCTTGGCCAGCCGTTCCACCTGGGCTGGAGCGCCAGCCACATCCAGCACGGACAGGGCAAGGTTCTCATCCATATCCGGAGGGAGTTTGGCATAGATCCCGCTGCTGAAGAGGATCGCCTGACCCTCGATCTCCACCTGGTCCTTGTCCAGCAAAACGCGTTTGACCCTTCTGATCTTGAGCGGAGTGAGCGATAGCGAGACCAGGGAGGCGATGGAGTCGCCCACCTTGATCTCGTCTTCCATCTCAAACTTCGGCCCGATCTGGGCGACCCGGCCGATCAGCATGCCGCCGGAACCGGTGTCCTCGTTCTTGTGTTTGCCCGTGCGGTTGGTGAGGTCGATTGCATGCGCGGCAA comes from Candidatus Syntrophosphaera sp. and encodes:
- the ablA gene encoding lysine 2,3-aminomutase, which produces MAEIIKIRNIATAKEWNDWHWQIRNRITDFKTLRKYIQLQPEEEAVAKSKSYSFRMAITPYYLSLIDHKNLLDPVRLQAIPRIAESKLDPSDMPDPLAEDTDAPVPGMTHRYPDRVLLLITDQCSMYCRHCTRRRKAGEHDAPMPRENVDKALAYIEEHKEVRDVLLSGGDPLTLGDERLDELLGRLAKIKHVDIVRIGSRVPVVMPQRITDGLLDVFRKYKFLWLNTHFNHPHEITPTSAAALARIAEAGVPLGNQSVLLKGVNDNVDVMKALVHGLVRNRVRPYYLYQCDLSEGISHFRTPVSKGIEIIESLRGHTSGLCVPTYVVDAPGGGGKIPVMPNYLISQMPGRVVLRNYEGVITRYTEPGYVPSEDKNYKALCPAERKSREGVMALLRGMQVSIGPAETKRNKRRKK
- a CDS encoding zinc-binding dehydrogenase, translating into MKTGGCRFGTHRVLEPRGVLPQPARVLDNDMSEIWDNELLIDVIRLNVDSASFHQIKNKLIAQGHNDLEQTFAAHAIDLTNRTGKHKNEDTGSGGMLIGRVAQIGPKFEMEDEIKVGDSIASLVSLSLTPLKIRRVKRVLLDKDQVEIEGQAILFSSGIYAKLPPDMDENLALSVLDVAGAPAQVERLAKPGETVVIIGANGKSGILCNAVAHERVGVSGKVIGIVRNENYIQTCKESGCDEVIITDATDALAIQREVARHTRGQMADLVINVVNIEDTELPSIMACKDRGTVYFFSMATSFTKAALGAEGIGADVDMILGNGYAHHHAAISIDLLRRNPVLMKLFKERYTD